The following DNA comes from Streptococcus canis.
TATTTTAAAAGTTTTTTTGACTTTTTTTAATTTATAACTATAAGTTTTTGCGTCAAAATGTAAAAAACATACAAGTAAACGGATACAAATTTATAAAAACATATTTTTTGACAAAAAACTGTAAACGATTACACAAGGTGAACGTGAGCAATATCCCATTTTTATCCTTGTTAAAGAGTACACTAGAGATGTAAGCAAGAGTTAAGAATCTTGACGGTGAATTCACAAAAACCAATTAGAAAGAGGTAATTCTTATGACTGCTCAAACACCAATTCATGTTTATTCTGAAATTGGCAAATTGAAAAAAGTTTTGCTCCACAGGCCTGGCAAGGAAATTGAAAATCTCATGCCAGATTACTTGGAACGTTTGTTGTTTGACGACATTCCATTTTTGGAAGATGCCCAAAAAGAACACGATGCTTTTGCCCAAGCTTTACGTGATGAAGGCGTTGAAGTATTGTACCTTGAAACCTTAGCTGCTGAATCTCTTGTCACACCAGAAATTCGTGAAGCTTTCATCGATGAATATTTAAGCGAAGCTAACATTCGTGGAAGAGCTACTAAAAAAGCTATCCGTGAATTGTTGATGTCTATCGAAGATAATCAAGAATTGATTGAAAAAACCATGGCAGGGGTTCAAAAATCTGAACTTCCAGAAATTCCAGCTGCTGAAAAAGGCTTGACTGACTTGGTCGAATCCAATTATCCATTTGCCATTGACCCAATGCCAAACCTTTATTTCACCCGTGACCCATTTGCGACTATTGGTACAGGAGTTTCTCTCAACCACATGTTCTCAGAAACTCGTAACCGTGAAACCCTTTATGGTAAATACATTTTCACACATCACCCAATTTATGGTGGTGGCAAAGTGCCTATGGTTTATGACCGTAATGAAACCACTCGTATTGAAGGTGGGGATGAACTCGTTCTTTCAAAAGATGTGCTTGCTGTTGGTATTTCTCAACGTACAGATGCTGCTTCTATTGAAAAATTGTTGGTTAACATCTTTAAACAAAACCTTGGTTTCAAGAAAGTGTTGGCCTTTGAGTTTGCAAACAACCGTAAATTCATGCACTTAGACACTGTCTTTACCATGGTTGACTATGACAAATTTACCATTCACCCAGAAATTGAAGGCGATCTTCGCGTTTACTCTGTTACTTATGACAACGAAAAACTTCATATCGTTGAAGAAAAAGGTGATTTGGCAGAACTTCTTGCTGCTAATCTTGGTGTTGAAAAAGTTGACCTTATCCGTTGTGGTGGTGACAACTTAGTAGCAGCAGGTCGTGAACAATGGAACGATGGTTCTAATACCCTTACTATCGCACCAGGTGTAGTTGTGGTTTACAATCGTAACACCATTACCAATGCCATTCTTGAATCTAAAGGATTGAAATTGATCAAGATTCACGGAAGTGAATTGGTTCGCGGTCGTGGTGGACCTCGTTGTATGTCAATGCCATTTGAGCGTGAAGATATTTAATAAGCTATGGTAAAGGTGATTGTAGGCCAGGAGCCTTTTCAAAGGGCAGCTAGTCTTTATCTTCGCTTCTGTGTCTTTGTTCTTGAACGAAATATTGCTATGGCAGATGAATTTGATGCCAATGATGAAAAAGGGACGGTCTATGCAGTCGTTTATGAAAAAGACCAACCTGTTTCTACAGGACGATTTTTAGCTGAAACGAAAACAGAAGCACGATTAACACGCATTGCAACCTTAAAAGACTATCGAGGGCGAGGCTACGGTGCTAAAGTGATTGAGGCACTGGAAGCCTATGCCAAAGATAAAGGCTTTCACCAACTAACCATTCACAGTGAATTAACAGCACAAACCTTTTATGAAAGCCTAGGTTATCAAGCCTTTGGTTCCAAGTATTTAGAAGATGGTGAGTATTGTCAATCACTTGTAAAAACCATTGCTTAATGGGAGAAGAATATGGACATAGCAATGCTAATTGCGATTGTTGGTGGTCTATTAGGCTGCTATCTCTATCTCACAAAAAATAATTAACCAAAACAGATTACAGTTAACACTTGAAGGAGACAATAGATGACACAAGTATTTCAAGGACGTAGCTTCCTAGCAGAAAAAGATTTTACACGCGCTGAATTAGAATATCTTATTGATTTTTCAGCTCATTTGAAAGATTTGAAAAAACGTGGTGTGCCTCATCACTACTTAGAAGGTAAAAATATTGCCCTCTTATTTGAAAAAACATCAACTCGTACGCGTGCAGCTTTTACAACAGCAGCCATTGACCTAGGTGCTCACCCAGAATACCTTGGTGCCAATGACATCCAACTTGGTAAAAAAGAATCAACTGAAGACACTGCCAAAGTATTGGGTCGTATGTTTGATGGGATTGAATTCCGTGGCTTTAGCCAACGCATGGTTGAAGAATTGGCAGAATTCTCAGGTGTGCCAGTTTGGAATGGCTTGACTGATGAGTGGCACCCAACCCAAATGCTTGCTGACTATTTAACAGTGAAAGAAAACTTTGGTAAACTTGAAGGCCTTACCCTTGTTTACTGTGGTGATGGACGTAACAATGTTGCCAATTCCCTTCTTGTGACTGGTGCTATCCTTGGTGTTAACGTTCATATCTTCTCACCAAAAGAACTCTTCCCAGCAGAAGACATTGTAACATTGGCTGAAGGTTATGCTAAAGAAAGCGGCGCTCGTATCCTCATCACAGAAGACGCTGATGAAGCTGTTAAAGGCGCAGACGTGCTTTACACAGACGTTTGGGTATCAATGGGTGAAGAAGACAAATTCAAAGAACGTGTTGAATTGCTTCAACCATATCAAGTCAACATGGATCTTGTTAAAAAAGCAGGAAATGACAACCTTATCTTCTTGCACTGCTTGCCAGCTTTCCATGACACAAACACCGTTTATGGTAAAGATGTTGCTGAAAAATTCGGCGTCAAAGAAATGGAAGTCACTGACGAAGTCTTCCGCAGCAAATACGCTCGTCATTTTGACCAAGCTGAAAACCGTATGCACACCATCAAAGCGGTTATGGCAGCAACGCTTGGTAACCTCTTTATTCCAAAAGTGTAATAAGGATTGGTACTCCTTAATATAATCCTTTCACATGTCAATGTGACCCCTTTAATTTAACAATTTAACTACTTAAAAACGTACTTTAACTACATGACAAGTCGTTCTGGTTCTCGTGTCCTTGACCGGAACTGGGACGGCTTATTTTTATGAAAAGGTAAGAGGTAATCATTATGACAGAAGAAAAAAAACGAGGGTTTAGAATCCCTTCTTCTTACACCGTTCTTTTTATCATTATTGCCATTATGGCAGTATTAACCTGGTTTATTCCAGCTGGTGCCTATGAAACTGCCAAAGACGGTAGCGTTATTTCAGGCACTTACAAAACGGTAGCATCTAATCCTCAAGGATTTTTTGATATTTTGATGGCTCCTGTTCGAGGCATGTTAGGTGTTGAAGGTACTGATGGCGCTATTCAAGTGTCTTTCTTTATCTTAATGGTTGGTGGCTTTTTAGGAGTTGTCAACAAAACAGGTGCCCTTGACACGGGGATTGCGTCAGTGGTTCGTAAAAATAAGGGCAGAGAAAAACTATTGATTGCTATTTTGATTCCTTTATTTGCCCTAGGTGGAACTACCTATGGTATGGGGGAAGAAACCATGGCTTTCTACCCACTTTTAATTCCCGTGATGATTGCGGTTGGTTTTGATAGTATTGTTGCAGTGGCTATTATCTTGATTGGTTCTCAAATTGGGTGTTTGGCTTCTACTATTAACCCATTTGCAACTGGTGTAGCAGCCGATGCTGCTGGTGTCAGCATCGCAGACGGAATGATTTGGCGGATTATTCAATGGTTTATCCTTGTCGGCATGTCCATTTGGTTTGTTTATAATTACGCTAGTAAGATTGAAAAGGATCCAAGTAAATCATTGGTCGCAGACAAGGCAGAAGAGCATAAGGAATTCTTCCAATTGCAAAACTCTGGAGAAGACTTAAACAAACGCCAACGAAACGTTTTGACCATTTTTGCCTTGACCTTTGTCATTATGATTCTTAGTTTGATTCCTTGGGAAGATTTTGGTATCAAACTCTTTACTAATATCAATACTTGGTTAACCACAATGCCTATCTTAGGGGGAGCTATTGGGAAAACCATGGGAGCATTTGGTACTTGGTACTTCCCAGAAATCACCATGCTCTTTATCATGATGGGTGTCTTGGTTGCTATTGTTTATCGTATGAGTGAAGATGATTTCCTTAGTTCATTCTTGACTGGTGCAGGTGAATTCTTAGGTGTTGCCATGATCTGTGCTATTGCGCGTGGTATTCAAGTTATCATGAACGGTGGTATGATTACAGCAACTATTCTTCACTGGGGCGAAACTGGACTCTCAGGATTGTCTTCTCAAGTCTTTATTATTCTTGCCTATATCTTCTACCTCCCAATGTCCTTTTTGATTCCATCAACGTCAGGACTTGCTGGGGCAACAATGGGTATTATGGCACCGCTCGGACAATTCTCAAATGTTCCTGCCCACCTTGTTATCACTGCCTTCCAGTCAGCTTCTGGTATTTTGAACATGATTTCCCCAACCTCAGCAATCGTTATGGGAGCTCTTGCACTTGGTCGAGTTGACCTTGGTACTTGGTGGAAATTTATCGGTAAATTTATTGTAATGGTTATGCTTGTGAGCGTGCTATTACTTGTAGTTGCAACATTCTTTTAACGGATAGGAGGTTCCTATGGAATCCTATATCAAACCTCAACATCAAGAGGCCTGTGTGGCAGCCATTAAAAAGATTGTTTCTTATCCTTCTGTTTGTCATGAAGGGGAAAACGGCACACCTTTTGGACAGGCTATTCAAGATGTCCTTGAAGCCACATTAGACTTATGTCAAGGTCTTGGCTTCCATACTTATATCGATCCAAAAGGTTATTATGGTTACGCCGAATTAGGGGATCAAAAAGACATTTTAGCTGTTCTTTGCCATTTGGACGTTGTTCCAGAAGGAGATCGCAAATTATGGCAGACAGATCCTTTTGACTGCGTTGAAGTAGACGGTTGTTTATTTGGTCGAGGTACTCAAGATGACAAAGGACCGACCATGATGGCACTTTTTGCCACCAAAGCTTTGATAGATGCAGGTGTTACCTTTAATAAACGCATTCGCTTTATTTTCGGGACAGATGAAGAAACCTTGTGGCGATGTATGAATCGCTACAATGACATAGAAGAAAAAGCGACCTTTGGTTTTGCTCCTGACTCAAGTTTCCCTTTGACTTATGCTGAAAAAGGTCTACTTCAGGCAAAATTAGTGGGTCAAGGTTCTGATAAGCTGTTACTTGAGATTGGACAAGCCTACAATGTTGTTCCTGCCAGAGCGTCTTATCAAGGAGACAAGCTAACCGCTTTGCAAAAAGAACTAGATAAGCTTGGCTTTGAGTACGTGGTTAAAGAGGGAGAGTTAACGGTTTATGGTCTCGCCCAACATGCTAAAGATGCTCCAGATGGGATTAATGCCCTGATTAGACTTGCCAAAGCATTAGTGGTCCTTGAACCTAATACAACTCTTGATTTCCTTGCCAATGTCGTTGATGAAGATGGCAGAGCACTCAATATTTTTGGACCAATTGAAGATGAACCTTCTGGCAAATTGAGTTTTAACGCCGCAGGGCTTACCCTAACTAAAGACAAGGCAGAAATCCGCTTAGACATTCGGATTCCAGTTTTGGCGGATAAGGAAAAATTAGTCCAACAATTAAGCCAAAAAGCACAAGAGTACGGTCTAACCTATGAAGAATTTGATTATTTGGCACCTTTATATGTGCCATTAGATAGTGAATTGGTAAGGACCCTATTAGCAGTCTATCGGGAAAAAACAGGTGATCAACGGCCTGCCCAATCATCAGGTGGTGCCACTTTTGCTAGAACAATGGACAACTGTGTTGCCTTTGGAGCGCTTTTCCCTGATGCAGATCAAACGGAACACCAAGAAAATGAACATATTGTTTTAGCCGATGCTTACCGTGCTATGGATATTTATGCGGAAACTATTTACCGACTAACGCGATAACAACAGATGAGGAGACGTTTGAAAACATCAAAGTTAACTGATTTATTGCTTACCCTAATGTCGAGCGTACTAAAGAGAGGTTTTGAAATCTGATTTTTGCCATTCAGCAACACAGAATCCATGTTGTTGTGCAAAACAAACAGCGTCTTGAACAGACAGTGTGTTATCAGAATTTCTGATTTCGGTCAGTCC
Coding sequences within:
- the arcA gene encoding arginine deiminase; this translates as MTAQTPIHVYSEIGKLKKVLLHRPGKEIENLMPDYLERLLFDDIPFLEDAQKEHDAFAQALRDEGVEVLYLETLAAESLVTPEIREAFIDEYLSEANIRGRATKKAIRELLMSIEDNQELIEKTMAGVQKSELPEIPAAEKGLTDLVESNYPFAIDPMPNLYFTRDPFATIGTGVSLNHMFSETRNRETLYGKYIFTHHPIYGGGKVPMVYDRNETTRIEGGDELVLSKDVLAVGISQRTDAASIEKLLVNIFKQNLGFKKVLAFEFANNRKFMHLDTVFTMVDYDKFTIHPEIEGDLRVYSVTYDNEKLHIVEEKGDLAELLAANLGVEKVDLIRCGGDNLVAAGREQWNDGSNTLTIAPGVVVVYNRNTITNAILESKGLKLIKIHGSELVRGRGGPRCMSMPFEREDI
- a CDS encoding GNAT family N-acetyltransferase, with the translated sequence MVKVIVGQEPFQRAASLYLRFCVFVLERNIAMADEFDANDEKGTVYAVVYEKDQPVSTGRFLAETKTEARLTRIATLKDYRGRGYGAKVIEALEAYAKDKGFHQLTIHSELTAQTFYESLGYQAFGSKYLEDGEYCQSLVKTIA
- the argF gene encoding ornithine carbamoyltransferase; this encodes MTQVFQGRSFLAEKDFTRAELEYLIDFSAHLKDLKKRGVPHHYLEGKNIALLFEKTSTRTRAAFTTAAIDLGAHPEYLGANDIQLGKKESTEDTAKVLGRMFDGIEFRGFSQRMVEELAEFSGVPVWNGLTDEWHPTQMLADYLTVKENFGKLEGLTLVYCGDGRNNVANSLLVTGAILGVNVHIFSPKELFPAEDIVTLAEGYAKESGARILITEDADEAVKGADVLYTDVWVSMGEEDKFKERVELLQPYQVNMDLVKKAGNDNLIFLHCLPAFHDTNTVYGKDVAEKFGVKEMEVTDEVFRSKYARHFDQAENRMHTIKAVMAATLGNLFIPKV
- a CDS encoding YfcC family protein, with the translated sequence MTEEKKRGFRIPSSYTVLFIIIAIMAVLTWFIPAGAYETAKDGSVISGTYKTVASNPQGFFDILMAPVRGMLGVEGTDGAIQVSFFILMVGGFLGVVNKTGALDTGIASVVRKNKGREKLLIAILIPLFALGGTTYGMGEETMAFYPLLIPVMIAVGFDSIVAVAIILIGSQIGCLASTINPFATGVAADAAGVSIADGMIWRIIQWFILVGMSIWFVYNYASKIEKDPSKSLVADKAEEHKEFFQLQNSGEDLNKRQRNVLTIFALTFVIMILSLIPWEDFGIKLFTNINTWLTTMPILGGAIGKTMGAFGTWYFPEITMLFIMMGVLVAIVYRMSEDDFLSSFLTGAGEFLGVAMICAIARGIQVIMNGGMITATILHWGETGLSGLSSQVFIILAYIFYLPMSFLIPSTSGLAGATMGIMAPLGQFSNVPAHLVITAFQSASGILNMISPTSAIVMGALALGRVDLGTWWKFIGKFIVMVMLVSVLLLVVATFF
- a CDS encoding dipeptidase, with the protein product MESYIKPQHQEACVAAIKKIVSYPSVCHEGENGTPFGQAIQDVLEATLDLCQGLGFHTYIDPKGYYGYAELGDQKDILAVLCHLDVVPEGDRKLWQTDPFDCVEVDGCLFGRGTQDDKGPTMMALFATKALIDAGVTFNKRIRFIFGTDEETLWRCMNRYNDIEEKATFGFAPDSSFPLTYAEKGLLQAKLVGQGSDKLLLEIGQAYNVVPARASYQGDKLTALQKELDKLGFEYVVKEGELTVYGLAQHAKDAPDGINALIRLAKALVVLEPNTTLDFLANVVDEDGRALNIFGPIEDEPSGKLSFNAAGLTLTKDKAEIRLDIRIPVLADKEKLVQQLSQKAQEYGLTYEEFDYLAPLYVPLDSELVRTLLAVYREKTGDQRPAQSSGGATFARTMDNCVAFGALFPDADQTEHQENEHIVLADAYRAMDIYAETIYRLTR